From a region of the bacterium genome:
- a CDS encoding SCO family protein: protein MIPDGIGARLFARPWVRGVLAVLVLVLVVAGAAVMQLLDSAPPQFVGAAPMVPPMPAYNFRLLDQAGHHVTLASFRGKAVALTFLYTHCPDVCPVIAEKMREASTMLGASTARVAFVAVSVDPRGDTPEAVRAFLVAHRVTYNLVYLTGPLETLRPVWAHYYIGTGANQVNSAASDESTPSIDLVTHNSMVYVIDPRGSIRLFLPASFSPGDLATDLRLLTSMPRERSTGSYSDPRKELVVGDTARP from the coding sequence ATGATCCCCGACGGAATCGGGGCGCGTCTCTTCGCCCGCCCCTGGGTCCGGGGGGTCCTCGCGGTCCTGGTCCTCGTGCTCGTGGTGGCGGGCGCCGCGGTCATGCAGTTACTCGACAGTGCGCCGCCTCAGTTTGTGGGGGCAGCCCCGATGGTTCCACCGATGCCAGCGTACAACTTCCGGCTGCTCGACCAAGCCGGCCATCACGTGACGCTGGCGAGTTTTCGCGGCAAGGCGGTTGCACTGACGTTTCTCTACACGCATTGCCCGGATGTCTGCCCTGTGATTGCCGAGAAGATGCGCGAGGCGTCCACGATGCTGGGTGCGAGTACCGCCCGGGTGGCGTTCGTCGCTGTCAGCGTTGACCCACGCGGAGACACGCCGGAGGCGGTTCGGGCGTTCCTCGTCGCGCACCGTGTGACATACAACCTCGTGTATCTGACAGGCCCCCTCGAGACACTGAGGCCCGTGTGGGCCCACTACTATATCGGGACAGGCGCCAACCAGGTCAACTCCGCAGCGTCAGACGAGAGCACTCCGTCTATCGATCTGGTTACTCATAACTCGATGGTGTATGTCATTGACCCGCGCGGGTCGATCCGGCTTTTCTTGCCGGCGAGTTTTAGCCCTGGGGATCTGGCTACGGACCTGCGGCTCCTTACGTCGATGCCTCGCGAACGAAGCACGGGCTCCTACTCGGATCCCCGCAAGGAGCTGGTGGTTGGCGACACTGCGAGACCGTGA
- a CDS encoding CBS domain-containing protein, protein MLVRECMITNPLMIDAGATVGAAARSMRTARTGRLCVVAGDRLVGVATWTDLARVPPSRVGDPNDVALADVMTTHPVVIRPGALMEEAARTLYWHGLQALPVVEDQRLIGLITSRDVIGVFIRRVGADIRGISMAVNLSNDRSDLCRLSESLEVLRSALSPFALNVRVDQYEARARIRVASPSLRVAEQLAAAGYTISELSLDTSMEEPRSLPRREHDEGSTPGPDSTPHDPRE, encoded by the coding sequence ATGCTCGTCCGGGAGTGCATGATCACAAACCCTCTCATGATCGATGCGGGGGCCACCGTAGGGGCGGCAGCCCGTTCGATGCGAACCGCGCGGACGGGGCGGTTGTGCGTCGTGGCGGGGGACCGGCTCGTTGGGGTTGCCACGTGGACCGACCTGGCGCGCGTGCCTCCGTCTCGCGTCGGCGATCCGAACGACGTCGCCCTAGCAGACGTCATGACGACGCACCCGGTGGTGATTCGCCCCGGAGCGTTGATGGAGGAAGCGGCGCGCACCTTGTACTGGCACGGCCTTCAGGCGTTGCCGGTGGTGGAAGACCAGAGGCTCATCGGACTCATCACAAGCCGCGATGTTATCGGAGTCTTTATCCGCCGCGTCGGGGCGGATATCCGCGGCATCTCCATGGCCGTCAACCTGTCGAACGACCGGTCGGACCTGTGCAGGCTATCGGAATCGCTGGAGGTGCTGCGCTCTGCCCTCTCTCCGTTTGCGCTGAACGTACGGGTGGATCAGTACGAGGCGCGGGCTCGAATACGCGTCGCTTCTCCCTCACTCCGCGTCGCGGAACAACTTGCCGCGGCGGGCTATACGATCTCTGAGTTGTCCCTCGATACCTCGATGGAGGAACCAAGATCCCTTCCGCGCCGCGAGCACGACGAGGGGTCCACGCCGGGGCCTGACTCTACGCCCCACGACCCGCGAGAGTAA
- a CDS encoding cytochrome c — MRNVLAAHAMLAVAPAQAASVPGADLYGQRCAMCHQVSGKGMAGAFPPLADSPVVNGDPHYLARVVLYGLQGRIVVNGQAYSSAMAGLAGSMNDAQIAQVLTYIRSSWGNSAPAVSDDVVKGERAVPGTAQDNGAKYPK, encoded by the coding sequence ATGCGGAACGTGCTCGCGGCGCATGCCATGTTGGCCGTTGCGCCCGCACAGGCGGCCTCGGTCCCGGGCGCGGACCTATACGGCCAGCGTTGTGCCATGTGCCACCAGGTAAGCGGCAAGGGAATGGCGGGTGCTTTTCCGCCGCTCGCCGACAGTCCCGTCGTCAATGGTGATCCCCACTACCTTGCGCGCGTGGTGCTTTACGGTTTGCAGGGCCGCATCGTCGTCAACGGACAGGCATATAGTAGCGCTATGGCCGGCTTGGCAGGGAGCATGAACGATGCACAGATCGCGCAGGTGTTAACCTACATCCGGAGCTCCTGGGGCAACAGCGCGCCGGCAGTGAGCGACGACGTGGTCAAGGGGGAACGGGCAGTACCGGGGACGGCGCAGGACAACGGCGCTAAGTATCCTAAGTGA